One Coffea eugenioides isolate CCC68of chromosome 2, Ceug_1.0, whole genome shotgun sequence genomic window, GATAATATGTATGGGCATTAACGTCAGTTCACCGAATTTTTTTTATGGAGTTCTAAAATCTGATGTCATTAGGGGGTAAACTGTATATATTCTGAGTTTAGGGTGGTAAAGTGTTACTTACCCCCAAGTTCGaaggggtaaagtgtaattaatCCTAATTGGACGGATGAGAGAAATAGTTTGACATCAATTACAGTATTAAatgttagtttttgaaaaagtgagtaaaataatgaaattatttaaatttaaaaggATAATTAATATGtgcatttaaaaataatttgagTGAAAATTAGGTGTACTAATCAGCTTGAAAAAAGAATActttgaaataaataaatttcatgCATCAGGCGACATCCAACGGCTGGATTGGTAAgatgtgtttttcttttcctatccATACTCTACTGGCCCCATAGATTTATGACCCACCGGCCACCGCACCAACACAGGCCACGAGACCCGGCACCGGCAGCACTTCGAAAAAAGGCAGCAAATATTTCCATCTTAGAAAAACTTATTAATTAATGAGAAGTCAAGTGGCCGTTTCTTTTTCATACATGCGTTATTCGGCGATAAATTCGAccgttggaaaagaaaagatatcCGTTACTCACTCCCAAACTGAAGTCACTTACTTGAGACTTCACTTTGAGCAGTTTGGGCTCTTCCATTCCATGTTGAAATCAGTTGAGAAGAAGAAGGCCCCAATCCTCCCCAATCTTTGACTTTCATGAGTTTAAGGAGATCGAGAGAGGGGCAAATCAAAATCTCTTTAAAACctactttttgtttctttctgaTTTCCTGCAGAAATGGTTGCAAGAACCCCACCAAACCATCAGCACAAAAAAATGGtggctcctcctcctcctcctcctccaccacttCTTGATCCCACTCTCATCAGAGAAACTGTTAAGAAGGTACCTCCATCATTACAAACCcatctccccccccccccccccccaaaaaaaaaacccaaaaaacaaaaatcctCTCTTTGCTTTTTTTGATATTGTACTTTGGGATTGTCTAGGATTTTTATGTGGggttctctctttttcctttttccttctttttgggGGAATTGTTAGGTGGATAAGTCTATTGCAAGATTGCAAGAGCTTCAATTTACAGTAACAGGTGGGACAAAAGTGATTTCTGGTGTGACCCTTAGTCCTCGCAGCACAAGGAGTTACCTGAGGACTAGTCTCAGATGCAAGCAGGAATCTTTAAGGTATGGTCATAAGCAtgaatttcttttttatatCATACACTACTGTTTCTACATTGCATTTTGCCCTCTAATTCACCGGGATTTCAATGGTTTCCTCTGTACAATCTGAAGGATCAAGAATGTTATTGCCAGGAGATCTCCTCCTGGAAAGTTGCCTACAAATACAGGTAAATGGAGGACCCCATTTTAACCATCTTTCTTTCAATTCCCAATTGCCTGAAGATTTCAATTAAATCTGAAACTGGAGGTTTATGTATGCCAAACAGGGGATTGGAAGAGAATGTCATTGCCAGCAATGCTGCTAGGGGAGACAGTTGGAGAAATTCTACAAGCAAGTCAATTCGCAAGACGGATAGTTGAAACAGTTGCTTCTAACAAGCCTAATAGACCAGCTGATGATCCAAAAACACCACTGACACACAGGAGGAGGAACCAGATGACTCCCAACCCAGAAAACTCTGAACTTCGAGTtcgaagaaaaagggaaaaacaggTTGCACTGCAATCAATTCGATCAGAATCAGATGCTCCGTCCCTCCAAAGAGCGAAATCCCGGATAAATTTCAAGGTTTCGCCACTGCACAAGAATAATTGTGACAAGGAAAATTGCAGGTTTATAGCTAATAGAGTTTCCCCAAGAAACAGGCCATGGGCTAGAAAAACTGTATTGTTTCCCAACCCATTATTTCATTCTTCTTCTCCAACTTCACAACATCAGAGATTATGCAAGACCAAGTCCCCCGTTATCGCGAGAAATCGACAAACTCCACACAAGTTCTTGATCAAGTCTCCACCCTCGGCCTCAAAGTTCCATGTGAAAATAAGGAGCCCCCCGTTGTCCATTTCTCCAACAAGATCAATAAGTTTGATCAAGAGAAGTCCTAAAGTATCCACTACAGCAAAGCTTAGAAGGTCATTTTCGCCATCAAGATTGGCAAGCAAGATTGTTTCTCCATTGAAAAGTAGAAAATCTGTACAGAATAAGACTGAtgggatgaaaatgatgatgagTGGCCTAAAACAGCGACCAACAACTGCGACTCCAATGCAATTTGCTGCTCCTAGAATTTAACTTGTAAAAGTTGAAAAGACATGatgattttccttctttcttcattGATATTCCCTCGATGTCCATATGGTAAATGTTTTTTGACAAATGAAAAAGCTTGTCTAAATTTGTTGTGCTATTCTTTTGTTTGTTAAAGGATGTTCGTTCGTTTGTGATTtttttatatgtttttttttaattttttgcactattttttttagaattaaTCTTCTGTACACGAAAGTATATGTACACTTTTATAATTGAATGTATGACACGTGATctaaattgaatttgaaattcaagtttTGCATATGTATCATATAATCAACTATCTATGATAGTGTATATATACTGTTAGcaagtatatataagattaattctttttttattatacaattGAGGTGGTTGTTGGCTGCTAGACAATCATTTTGTGCTGTTTTTATGAGCCACAACGAAGCTATCATCCGCCTAATTTCATTACAAAGGCCAATCGCAAGTTTCGCCAAACCATGACCATAAGGTTAATAGATAAGTTGTCTCCCTTAACCAAAGACTGTATTCAAACTccctttttctcaaaaatttttttgtacaACTCATTACTTCGAGCTAACGGTATGCAGATTAAACTTCTCAATTGTTCACGCCTTCAATTGGTTGAATTCGATGACATCCAATTTATCAAATTCCAAATCAACCCGTTTCCTTCTTCCATCTATCAACAACATTATTGTCTCCTAGAAACCCGGAAAGCAGTAGGAAAGTACACTTGGAAGtaaattttctataatttcatgGATAGACCAGTTTACTAGTTGTTGTTTTAATCAGGACAGATTCTTTTTAAGTTGACATACATTCTTCAAGTATTTAGAAGACTGCATTGCTTTGAGGTGCAGTTGCGCACTGGTTGCTCCATCTATCAAGTTACCACTACCAGAAGCTTCAGACAAATTGGACAGATAAGGCATCGAGGAAGCAAAACAGGCACTTCACTTCTACATACAATATATCACTCATAGTTTCATGGAGACCTGAAACACGGATTAGTGATCATTTTAAACACTCCATGGCAGCTAAATTTGCTTATATATATAGGCAAACCATTTTATTACACCACCTGTTCGTTCTCCCCATCAGCCACACAAACAACATATCATGACATCACGCAGTTGTTCTACACTTTCAGTAAAAGCCATTAGCCATGGGATCGAATCCCATTCGAGTAAATGAACCGTTTCAAGTAAGAATAATGTGGAAACGTGCTGTCTGAATTGGGCTGAAATGACAAAAGCAGGGTAACAAGGAGAAAATGAGCGTTGACGTACATATACATTTATATCATCAAAAACTAAACAGGGAATTAAAATTGTAATTTCTCTTTCCACGTATACAAGTCAATCTTCGTTTTAGAATATAGGATTAAGATACTCTGAGAACAGCCCATCAGTTATCAGACTAAGTAAAACTGCACTCAGAGTCCTTCATAAACCAGAGATACAAGCACAGATTACAGGAAAGTGGGATTGGTTATCTTGTGGCAACTATATGATGCCAGGTTAATCCTTATTATTGTACATGAGTAATACAAGCTTTGTACACTAATCACACAACCCAAAAACCCATATCAAGACTTAGTAACCCTGTTGCTCGATAAGAGAAAGAGGGCGAGGAGGCACGATGGAACCTTATGTACTTGCATCCAACACCTTCAGAGAAGCTTCTTTCCTGTGCTGTCTAACAATACACTCTTGCATTTTCGACAGCGCTTGAAAGCATGCATGCCAAGAAATCCATCAGGACGTTGACAAAATGCTCAGGAAAGTATAAAAACGTTCAAAAAGGCCGGCTTCTAGCATGATGATTAATCTTTCCAAGGTGCATAAAAAGGCtcggaaggaaaaaaaaaacctcttcaaaATGAGAGCAGACAGACATTCATACAATTATTTGCCTGGAGATGCAAACCTTGACCGCTCTCTCGGTCGATTTAAGGCTCGATCCTTCGGTGAAGATGTTTTTCCTCCCATACCAGCTTGACGCATCATCTCTGTGATCAAGTTCAAAATGTAAAGTTTTGAAGATGCGAAGATGCCGAGACCAAAACACAGTTAGGTAACTATTTTACTCTATTTCTTACTCTCCCTCATTATTCCCTAAATCTTAAATCCTTGTCTCACAACAATCTCTCATAGTTTCATAGGATTCTCTCTAAAGAAGGGAAACccaaataaacaaaataaaaaagaattttgtaACGAGACAAATATTCTTTCCAAAAAGAACTTGATCAAATGTTAGCATCATTAGCTGAGAACTagttcaagaaaacaagaaaccatagaGACAAAATGACAAACTACTTTTAGATTTTAATCAGTCTTATCTACAAGATTCACACCTTGGATTTGACAATTATTTTAGCAGCAAGATGTCTGATCCTAGTAATCTCCAAACACCAAAGGTGATTAATGGTAGGAAAAGAAATAAAGGTTTAAAATTACTTTTGTAGAGTACTATTTAACTGAagaatttaaaacaaaataacggCACTAACACAAAAAACAACAGAAGGAGATTCAGTGAATAAGAGAACAACCccaatacaagaaacaaaaaagctGATAATTCTGCATACAGTTAAGATGTGGTCGGCTCTTGAGAGGATTGGAATGGTTCTGTAAAAAATTTCCTTAAAACCTATAGAATACTATTCCATTTGTAATCCATTAAGGCTTCAACTTATAAATCAGATCCTTATCCATAATCGGTTGAAGTATAGTTTAGTTTGTATTCCTTGTCATCAATAACAGCTTCAAGATAGTTAGCAATTGAGTGCTTGGAATTTGGATAGTCATATGTTTCTCCCTATAGAATGCTAGATAAGAggcagaaatgaagaaagtcATAGACTTATAACAAATTTCCAAAGTTCCCACATCAGAGAAAGGTAGTAATGTAATCACGTCATAGTGGGTTAAACTATATATCTGCTATTTAGGAGAAGTCACAAATTGGTGGGATCTACAGAAGCTGACAAACAAGCAAAAAGTCATGTAAGAAAATCTAGTGCAATAGGAGGAATGTTGCTGAAGCATCTAAAATTTACCAAGAATACAGCTTTGTGCTAAGAGATATTAATCAATGTAAAAGTAATATGTGACCAGACAACAACCCATAGAAAGGTTGTCACTAGAGCACTTCAAACATATGCAAGATGCAACTTCATTTTTTTGATAGATCATGCAATCATGAGAATATTATACCAAGCATCATTTCCTCTTTTAAGCAATTGAGTAAAATTGAAGCCAAATATGAAAAGTTTGGGAGGTCTACCCCGTTTCCTTTCAAGCTCTTGGTCAAGCTCTTCCTTCCACTTCCGTTGTATCTCCATGACGCTGCACCGTGACATTACCGTGAAGTCACttaaaatataacaaacaatcAACTCAAGTAGTATATGGCAAAGCAATAGAAGTTTATTAGTGGACCTACTTTGGGCTACATGGCTCCTGGGTATCAGCAAGGTTCCCATTCAAATCATTTGTCTGAGGTGATAAATTTTGCTGATGGTCTTCATTATTCCGAACTCCAATATGTGACACACGCCTACTACTACTGCCAGGGCTTGCATCAGTAGCGCTCTCTACTGCTGTTGATGGAGTTCGACTGGGAGACCTACTTTTAGGAGGCAACTTCAAGAACTTTGAAGCACTTTCATCTCCCTTGGCATCAGATAAATTTGGAGAGCATAAGGGATTGAAACTGTTGTGGTACTCTGCAAGAAGAGGACTCTGCAGTTTTTTTAGTTCCAGAGCCTAAAAGAGCAACAAGATGAAAATTGTATTAGTGCCATAGTGAAGACAAAATCCCAGAAATTGGAATACAACATTAGTTGCTTAGAACATGAAGTTTAACACAATTACCTTCTCAACTAAGAAGGCTCGGATTTTAGATTCAGTAACCTCATCGTCATCCTCATCCACTGATGGTGCACTACAAAATGAGAAAACGTTTTTGCTCTCTCTGGGCGATGGAGAACACCCAATAGGTCTATCAACTTCTTGCTTCATGTCCAATTTTATACTGCTTTTTTCCACTTCAGGACTAGCATCATAGTTGGTTGTCCAATCTTCACAGGGCTCACAAATAGGATTAAAACTCTATGCAAACAGGAACAGAATGCAAGCTTACAGAAACATTCAAGCACTCAGGCATAATCCATAATCATGAAATAAATGAAGCAGCACATACCTTACAAGATTCATCTGTGATCATAATATCACTGAAATGTGCTTTACCCACCACTAGATTATCTTTCTCATCAATCTGGCAAATTTCATTACTAATCCTGTTTTGGCCCAAACTATGCCCACCTTCTGAAAATTTCTGGCAATTTATAGTAGAGAAGTCTAGAGATCCCAAATTACAGACGTCATCTGAGCCAGCTCTGTTTATCAAATAGAGTAAATACAAGAGAATCAAAAATCTATTACAGACAAACATAATTGACAGAGGCAACAACCTAACATTACTTACGTATCCCCGAGATTCTCCCCACATGAGTATAGAggttcagaatttttctgttcaaaGGCAggataaaacaaaattataagtATTCCACAAGATGCCTTTTGATATAATCTCAATCATGTAATTCATGAATTCACTAACCATAACTGAAGTACTAGTAGCAACTGAAGGCAGCAAGATTTCACCAGTGACAAATGGATGCTGCACATATGTAACAGATTGACATATAAGAAAGGATTTAAGAAGAGAAAAGCTAAGAGTTGTTTCTGTGGTATCAGAATGACCTGCAGTAACTCAGATGCCGATGGCCTTAACTCTGGTTCCCTGCATATATATAATTGAGTAGTTCAATAAAATTGAGAGGCAAAGGAGAAGATTACTCAGCAAAGAAGACTTTAACTCACTAGTCCTTGAAGGTTATATCTAAACAGTCAATAGTGAGATCATAAAAGCACCAAAGGGCAAAAAGGTTACAAATATGAGAAAATGATGATTACCAAAACATAACATCAAATATCCCTAGccgatttttcatttttcacatcTAAAGGAAATGCTATCCAAGGGTGAGAAACTTTATAACGAAACTTGTATGAACTTGAAACTGCTCTAGAACACTAATATGACAGCCATACATACAAGTATGAAACAGAGAGTCTAGTATGTACTTCTCTAAACATTTCAACAAGAAATCTTTTGCCTCAGCCGAGAGAAATTCGGGAATTGGAGGATGCTCCTTGGTTGTCCCAATATAGAACAAGAATGCAGCAACCTGACAAGAATTATGATATATGAGACATCAATAACACAAAATAGGAGGCTGGTTCTGAAAAAGCTTTAAGAAAATAAGAATACAGTAAATTTACAAATTCGTGTTCAAATTTGTACCTCTTTATATTGCTGGCTCCAAGGAGTTTTACCAGTTGCCATCTCGATTACAGTACATCCAACACTCCATATGTCAGCAGAGctaaaatcaaccaaaaaaatatattaacaaatCAGGAAAGGAACTCAGCCACAAGCAATCTAATGAATTTGTGAATTTTGCAGCCAGAACAAGATCTTTGGTATTCTTGAGACACATATCACAATAGCCACCGTAAATAAGGATGCAGAAACAACAGGTGAAAACATAATTACAATAACACAGGTTGAAATCACCCGACAAATTGGACAGTGGCgataaagaaaaataaggacCAAGCAAAACTGTAATGGAGAAAGATAACATAGACATGAGAActtgaaatgaatgaattgaacCTGGAAAAACACAAAAACCATCCAGCAATTCAATATTTTATGCCCAACTGATTTCATAAAAGCTGATGAATCCTATTAGCGCATCCCTCTCCccccctccctctctctctcccatacacaaaaaaaaaaaaaaaaaacttgtggCATGAACCATTTGACATAATTAAATCTGCATAACCATAAAAAAGAATACCTCAAACAACATGACATCCATACTCTGTTTATGTATCTGAGTGTACCAAGGATTTTGAGTAAAAATTTTATAAGCATGGACATGAATTCAGTCAAAAACAAACTTCCCATTCAGtaccaaataaatcatcaaGGATGTTGATGTTAACATTATATTTCTTTTGCTACGTCAATGTTACTAAACTACATACAGTGATATCTTGTCAAGAATCAATGAAGTCAATTTTGTACCCAGCTTTTACCATTGTTAGTTGATGTGTTTCTTTTGCTCATGTGTCATGGATTAAGAGGTAATGTACCATATCTCTGAATGAAAATTTAACCAAAATGTTGAAAATCCTAATATTAAAGCAGAACCAGGTATCCTAGAGGAAAAAAAAGTTGTTTATCCAAGAAGACATTCAAGTTCCCAACAAAGTTTACCTGCAAGCAGTTACTCAAACATACACAAAATTTGCTTGTAGCTAGCAAGATATCAATATGCAAAAATTGGAATACTGGCAGATCCTAAAGGTGCATGCATCTCATATTTTTAAGTGCTTAAGATGATCACATTAGTTAGACTACCATCTGTGAAAtcaatagaaaaaagaaaaaaaacaacagGTGGAAAATAATCATGAGATTATCTGCATGGACTTTTTATACATACAATCTATGTCCAGTTTGACGAATGACTTCAGGAGCCATCCAATATGGTGTACCCTTCATAGACTTGGCACCTGAAACAGTAGCCTATGGAAGATgtcaaaattaaatatatttgtATTACAGTCACAATCACATTCCAAGTAAAGCAACAGATTGtcagattaaaagaaaaagttcAACCACAGATGCAATACATACCAACTCCACAACCTGTTTGGATGCCCCAAAATCTGCAAGTTTAATGCATCCCTTATTGTCTACCAGAATATTAGCCCCCTGAAATAAAAGACaacttgcatttttttttctgaaaatgTAGCAAAAGAAAAACTAGAGAGAAAAGGGGGAAAGGATACCTTGATATCCCTGTGCATAATGCCATTCTTGTGAAGATAATCCAGTCCCAGCAGCAATTGTTTTGTATACATTCTTATAACCTGCTTGATATGCAGCTGACTAAACGAGCTATACAGATACCAAAGTCACCCAATAAGGTAATTAAAAAATGACTGACCGACTCTGGAAATGATCCGAATTTCCCCAGAAGTGAAGAGATTGAGCCTCCAGGTACGAATTccaataaaatatttaaagtCTCCTCCTCTCTTACAGTTCCCAAATATCTCTGATATGCCAATTAACAACTGAGCcagtcaaaatatttttaaaactcacAATTGGATGGCCACCAAAAACACTGAACTCACCACAATGTTTGGATGGGAAAGGTTCTTGAGAAGCTTAACTTCTTCCTCAAGCTCCCGAACATAAACCTACTCATTTGAATGCAAAGGTCAAGTAAAGAAGTAAGGTCAAAGTAATAAGTAATTATCACATTCTCATACAGCCCCGTGTAAAATGTGTATTCTATATTCTTTATAAAAAAAGGAGGCTACGTGTTTAAATGAAACACTTTTTGCTCTCTAATTCATCTTAAGCTAAACATGCCTCAACAACTCTTCAATGTTTTGTATCTTATGTTTAAGTTGTACAGGGGCTATTTAGCCCATAAAATGTTATTCCAAAGTGTCAGGTCCCACTCAAAGCAGCATATTGCATGTTCTTATTTGCTTCTAGCACTTAAGCTGctttaaataaaatatttttaaaaaaagtattctaaaaagttgtttgaaatatcaAAAATTGTTTTCGCCTTCAAAACATCGAGGACAGATTTTCTGGAGGTGCTCTGAGCTGCTTCTCAATCAGCATTTTCAGATTACTTCAAGCCAAATACAGTAAGTCAAAACCAAACAAGAATTCCCCAAACTAGATTTTAGCTTACAAAGATATAACGTGCAACTCAGCAAGGACTTTAAAACTAAAGAATCTCATTTGAGAGATGAGCGTCATTCAACCTTTTGTTTTATACCCAAAGCACTTCAGATCCTAAAATCTGATTTATCATTTCAGAAGTGAAGATGCGTCTAGACAGCTGAACTTTAACCATTAACATCTTTCACAACCAGACATTCTTTAAATGGTCTTGTGCTGTATTGGCATTTTAGTACAGAGAAGCCTATGAAAATGAAAGGTATTAGAAGACTTAGAGGAACAAAACCAACAACTGTTTGAGTGCTACATACTCCAATAAACTATCATTTGCAAGAAGATTTGAAGATTTGCATCCGACATATATTACAGGCCTTCATTTCCAACCTTctattttctttctccttttaaAAGACTCTTCTTCCATCTACTTGATTTTCTGTTGTCTGTCAGCATATCTTTTCTGACTAAACTGAACTGCAAAAGTGTATATTAAATATCATGCATACTAGATTCGAAACAACCAAAAAAACCTACTTGTGACACGTCATATTTGTCATGTTCAGTTATTCCTCTCAGTGGCATCTTATGCAAAACATCCCAAATGGGTCTAGGTCTAAGATTTCATGCTAAGTGTAAGTTGATCCCTCCTCTATGTTAATTGCTACTATAAATCTCAAGGGACAGCATGAAAAAACAATGAaaggaaattgaaaaatttaaaatctaaaatcaCGAGAGGGAGACTCAGAAAAGACTAGATTTTCTAGCCAACTACAACTTGCTTCCAATGACTAACCCCTTCTCCTGGCTAATGCAGGCCATCCACGAAGGAGATATAGCTTTGGACAAATATATCTAGCTCCTAATATCTAGATTGAAGAAGAGCCTTATAAATAATGGTTCCTCGAGCAATGATAAACATCATTATCATGTGGAAGGCAGCCATAAACCATTGGTCTTCAAGGTTTAATCTGTGACATTATAGATTTTTTTATTCACCTTTTCATGGGACACATTAATGTAAATAGCTGTAAAATTGTCCACAAATGTATCCTAAATATCAGCATATAAGGATAAATCCAGAATCACTATTATTTTCCTGACATGTTTTCTGCAAAAAGGAACAACTACCATCCAAAAAGGAGGAAAGCCCAAAAAGAGATCAAGCTGTGGTGCTAGCTGCTAGTATCTGAAAGTAGCAAGTGCTCCTATGTCATTTAGAAAACTTTATATTGATGATTGCACAACTTTCTTTTCCATGTTTCTCCTGTGTTGCAGCACAAGAAAATTTTACTAACTAGTGCAATTAAAGAGACAAAGGCAATAGCCTTTACTATGAAAAGAGACAAAATCTTCACAGAGGTAATGTAATTGAGCTTTCATACATTCGTCCAAAATGGGAATTTAGCTTCCCTGAGCAATCATAAATATTTTCCAACATCATAGTAAACTATTCTAAACTGAACTATAATACATTCAAAACACCACAATCATGCGATCCTATTACCAAGCCTAAACATTTCCAGACATTTACAACTTCCAACAGTGAATTACAGTTGATAAAATTCAAAGTAACATAAAAAATATCCGTTAATAGTAACAAAGTTTTTCTAATTAACGAGTTTCATTTAAAGAATAAGTACTTGGTCCAAACCTGTGCTTTCTCCTTTGAAGCACTATTTGCAGGGATCAAAACCTAAAacaccaaacaaaaaaaaaattaacatacCATTCATTAATTTGCATGTAAAAGTattcagcaaaaaaaaaattccacaaaTTTCCAAACTAATTACCGCAAAATCAAATCAAACTCTCTACCTGTTTAACAGCAAGAAGCTCCCCTGAATCAAGATTCATCCCCATATACACTTGTCCAAATGCGCCGCAACCGATCAACTCTCCTTTCCGCCACCGGATGGACTGCACCGCAGCAGCATTTTCTCCAGCCGTCATCGTCTGTGGTGGCAGCCGCGGAGGCGAGGGTTTAGAGAATACTCTAGACTTACGGAGGCAGGAATTAATCCTGTCTACTATAGTCCCATCTTCACCGCCGTCTCCGGCGCTTGTCGGAGACCGGAACACCAATGATCGCCGGACTGATCCTAAAATCTCTTGCATTTGATTAATTGCGAAATGTATGATCTTCTTTTGATTGCTAATTCAGTTAATCCTAGGGTTTATGAatgagagagagtgtgtgtgtgtgtgtgagagagagagagagaaagagacaGATTAGTGAGAGTTTATTAATGAGTGAGAAATGGGTTTGGGTTTTTCATTTTGATCGCGTTAGTGGAGGAGAGTGGAGAGCATGGGGGTGGAGAGGAGAGGGAAAAAGGTTGGGgggaataattttgaaaaaaaatggtaaaaggttaaaaaaaagggtaaagaAATTAGTCAAACAGAGATCAGGAAATATTTGCATTGAGGTCCCTGTATCTGAGAGTTATTACCGGTCCTTGCATCTAAAATTTTTGTGATTGCAGCCAAGACCAAATGAAATTGCATGCAGATCCTTGTATTTAAGAGCAAAACTTTAAGACTTGCATGAATTGTTCTGTGATGGTACAATATTCCATCTTGTTTTAGGCATAACTTgtgttattatttatttataaatgtgTAAGTGAGATATTAATAGTTTAAATTAAGTAACACGAATAACGAATAACGCCGTAAAATTGAGCAAATAATTAGTTTTGTAAACTTATTTATTTTGTAGCGTATTTCCAGAGAGGGTGATAGTGATTagaattttcaaaagaaaaaagcatTGACTATGAAAAAGGaagttctcaaaattttaaaaaggttCATCAAACTATGGAACTTGTAAGAAAAGTGGAGAAAGACTACAAAGCAAAAAGTTGCATCGTACTAGACTCAATCTAGAAATAGCTGTGAATTTAGGTTGGTGATACAATTAGTTGCTTGtcaagaaagagaaagagaaaatgCAATAAGAGAAAACCTCAACTACTTTGCACAATTCGCTACCTTTCATTTTCGTCGATCAATTCGCTAAGCAAATTCAGAAGGATGAAAAAAAAGTAATATGACACCTATATAACACACAATATATTAAAGATAATACAAACCAtttgtaaaattatatatatacacatatacatatacatatatatatataaaataaaaagcaaatTGTACTAGTAAATTAATTAATACAGTTTAGTGGCCAACATACCAAACTTGGCTCTTCAGCATTGTTAGTATTCGATACTAATAAAAGtttccctttttattttatGCAAGTCTTTCctaccaaaaaataaaagtgaaattggAGAACATGCAATTCCAAAATGAAGATGTATATGCGGAAAGCCGGAAATAACTCCTGAATGGATGTCCTTCGCTTAAACAATCGAAATGAATACACAAAAAGTCAAGTTTCAACTTTTTCAGGACTGTCATTCTAGAAATATTCATTCCTGAGAAATAGGAGATAGAGATGACAAGATTGAGTGCACAAAATAAGAGAAGAAAGAACCAGGAGACTATTTCAATCTCCCAAAGCAAATCAAATATAAGCCGTCCGAGTAGATTAAGGAACACTATTATCAA contains:
- the LOC113763072 gene encoding probable microtubule-binding protein TANGLED; translated protein: MVARTPPNHQHKKMVAPPPPPPPPLLDPTLIRETVKKVDKSIARLQELQFTVTGGTKVISGVTLSPRSTRSYLRTSLRCKQESLRIKNVIARRSPPGKLPTNTGDWKRMSLPAMLLGETVGEILQASQFARRIVETVASNKPNRPADDPKTPLTHRRRNQMTPNPENSELRVRRKREKQVALQSIRSESDAPSLQRAKSRINFKVSPLHKNNCDKENCRFIANRVSPRNRPWARKTVLFPNPLFHSSSPTSQHQRLCKTKSPVIARNRQTPHKFLIKSPPSASKFHVKIRSPPLSISPTRSISLIKRSPKVSTTAKLRRSFSPSRLASKIVSPLKSRKSVQNKTDGMKMMMSGLKQRPTTATPMQFAAPRI
- the LOC113762551 gene encoding mitogen-activated protein kinase kinase kinase NPK1; this encodes MQEILGSVRRSLVFRSPTSAGDGGEDGTIVDRINSCLRKSRVFSKPSPPRLPPQTMTAGENAAAVQSIRWRKGELIGCGAFGQVYMGMNLDSGELLAVKQVLIPANSASKEKAQVYVRELEEEVKLLKNLSHPNIVRYLGTVREEETLNILLEFVPGGSISSLLGKFGSFPESVIRMYTKQLLLGLDYLHKNGIMHRDIKGANILVDNKGCIKLADFGASKQVVELATVSGAKSMKGTPYWMAPEVIRQTGHRFSADIWSVGCTVIEMATGKTPWSQQYKEVAAFLFYIGTTKEHPPIPEFLSAEAKDFLLKCLEKEPELRPSASELLQHPFVTGEILLPSVATSTSVMKNSEPLYSCGENLGDTAGSDDVCNLGSLDFSTINCQKFSEGGHSLGQNRISNEICQIDEKDNLVVGKAHFSDIMITDESCKSFNPICEPCEDWTTNYDASPEVEKSSIKLDMKQEVDRPIGCSPSPRESKNVFSFCSAPSVDEDDDEVTESKIRAFLVEKALELKKLQSPLLAEYHNSFNPLCSPNLSDAKGDESASKFLKLPPKSRSPSRTPSTAVESATDASPGSSSRRVSHIGVRNNEDHQQNLSPQTNDLNGNLADTQEPCSPNVMEIQRKWKEELDQELERKREMMRQAGMGGKTSSPKDRALNRPRERSRFASPGK